Genomic window (Bacteroidales bacterium):
ATATTTTTAGTTGGATTTGGATATACATTTATCCAATCGGGATTATTGCTATTATCGTCTATTATAGACAAATATCTACAAAAGCATTTATCACACATATAATTGTTTAGATATTTTATAGTATCATTATGTTTAAGACATGCCAAATTACAACTCCCTCCACTCAATGCAAACATCATTACTGAGCCAAACAATCCCAAAGAACTGCCAATACCTTCATACCATTCGTTACTTCCTTGATCTTGAATAACAGAGTATGTTTTAATACCATTTATTATGTTTATTTCTTGAATAACACTATAAATAATACAAGGTGATTCACATGGTTGAAAGTCTAATGGAAAAACTACACCTCCACGATGCCAAACAGTATCACCAACAGATGCAGAAAAATCGTATAATAAAATATCGGAATAAGTCCAATCATAGTAAAATGGTTTAAACCATACTTTTTGACCCTCCAATCTAAGACCTCCTATACAATTAGAGCTTTGAAGCTTTTCAGCTGCCAAAGTTGTATCCACTAGTTTGTATAATTTATTGTATAACGTATCATTTATCAATGTATCGCCTTTTAGTCCTAAACGCATCTCACCTCTTGGCGACGGATCATAATACGGACCATAGTGAACCATATTCCAAATTGCATTAGATTCTGGGAAATTAACCTGAGCAAATGCTGCAATTGAATTGGTAAGTAAAAATATTAAAATGATTTTTTTCATGATGAA
Coding sequences:
- a CDS encoding T9SS type A sorting domain-containing protein → MKKIILIFLLTNSIAAFAQVNFPESNAIWNMVHYGPYYDPSPRGEMRLGLKGDTLINDTLYNKLYKLVDTTLAAEKLQSSNCIGGLRLEGQKVWFKPFYYDWTYSDILLYDFSASVGDTVWHRGGVVFPLDFQPCESPCIIYSVIQEINIINGIKTYSVIQDQGSNEWYEGIGSSLGLFGSVMMFALSGGSCNLACLKHNDTIKYLNNYMCDKCFCRYLSIIDDNSNNPDWINVYPNPTKNILSIEIQKRYSNILVEIIDMKGSVVYRKESLDSQIMLNNLIKGVYIVKLSIDNDVVTKKLVIE